The proteins below are encoded in one region of Rhodopirellula halodulae:
- a CDS encoding lactate racemase domain-containing protein, giving the protein MTLYYSVGSETTSLTTDDLREALKETFSAIKKPERVLLLPPDATRLFSRAGELTVLCHELLGDAITDIMPALGTHTPMKPAQLDHMFPGVPHDLFRPHRWREDVVELGQVPAEFVSEVTGGIYTKSWPAQVNRKLRDGGHDLIFSLGQVVPHEVIGMANYNKNVFVGTGGVTGINESHYLSAMVGIDDTLGVADTPLRKILNYASDHFCQDMPLLYALTVIQQMKDGTKHTRGLFIGDDHETFFAAAELARKVNITHLPKAPQHVVAYLDPDEFKSTWLGNKAIYRTRKAIATGGRLTILGPAVEEFGEDPRIDELIRKYGYRTKAEVMQLVAENEDLAGDPSAAAHLVHGSPENRFEVVYAAGKLTDEEISSVGFTPGDLDALMKRYDVTKLEDGFHTDEDGSEFYFVQNPALGLWEAPLN; this is encoded by the coding sequence ATGACCCTCTATTACTCCGTTGGATCTGAAACTACTTCGCTGACAACGGATGACTTGCGAGAAGCGTTGAAGGAAACGTTTTCCGCGATCAAAAAGCCCGAACGCGTCCTGCTGTTGCCTCCCGATGCGACTCGATTGTTCAGTCGAGCGGGTGAATTGACGGTGCTGTGTCACGAGCTGCTCGGCGATGCGATCACCGACATCATGCCGGCGTTGGGAACGCACACGCCCATGAAGCCCGCCCAGCTCGACCACATGTTCCCGGGCGTTCCTCACGATCTTTTTCGTCCGCACCGTTGGCGAGAGGACGTGGTGGAACTTGGCCAAGTCCCGGCCGAATTCGTCAGCGAAGTGACGGGCGGGATCTACACAAAGAGTTGGCCCGCCCAGGTCAACCGCAAGCTTCGCGACGGTGGCCACGACTTGATCTTCTCACTCGGCCAAGTCGTGCCGCACGAAGTCATCGGGATGGCCAACTACAACAAGAACGTATTCGTTGGTACGGGGGGCGTCACCGGGATCAACGAGAGTCACTACCTGAGCGCGATGGTCGGGATCGACGACACGCTGGGAGTCGCTGACACGCCGCTTCGCAAGATACTGAACTACGCTTCGGATCACTTCTGCCAAGACATGCCGCTGCTGTACGCATTGACCGTGATCCAGCAAATGAAGGATGGAACGAAACACACGCGAGGTCTGTTTATTGGCGACGATCACGAAACATTCTTCGCCGCCGCGGAACTCGCACGCAAGGTCAACATCACGCATCTTCCCAAAGCACCACAACACGTGGTCGCGTACTTGGATCCGGACGAATTCAAGAGCACCTGGTTGGGTAACAAGGCGATCTATCGAACCCGAAAAGCCATTGCCACCGGTGGGCGTTTGACGATCCTCGGTCCCGCCGTGGAAGAGTTTGGCGAAGACCCTCGCATCGATGAATTGATTCGCAAGTACGGCTATCGAACCAAAGCCGAAGTGATGCAATTGGTCGCCGAGAACGAAGACCTCGCCGGTGATCCATCCGCCGCGGCTCACTTGGTGCACGGATCGCCCGAGAACCGATTCGAAGTCGTTTACGCCGCCGGCAAACTCACCGACGAAGAAATCTCATCGGTTGGTTTCACACCCGGTGATCTCGACGCGTTGATGAAACGTTACGACGTGACCAAGTTGGAAGACGGCTTCCACACCGATGAAGACGGTTCCGAGTTTTACTTCGTGCAAAACCCGGCACTGGGTTTGTGGGAAGCACCTCTGAACTGA
- a CDS encoding Gfo/Idh/MocA family protein: MGTGAALAAGIASTTGRPVRGAEPAESSSSSASKHLRLALVGAGGRGTGAINDSLTINDNVSLVAVADLEGEKIGKICESLSKRHGDKVAVDSSKMHGGIDAYKRVLDDPEVDIVLFATPPGFRPRTVLDAVDAGKHVFAEKPTCVDPAGYQLCVTADEKAKANGTSIVTGTQYRRQENYVEAIKRIHDGAIGDIISATARYCSNGIWNKTRKEGMSDTEYQIYNWMHFIWLSGDQIAEQAVHNIDAINWIMGGPPESAYGSGGRFTRPEGSEMWDSMSIDYIYPGNRLVSFMCRQIPNSQSDNSNVIYGSKGICTIYGINRGAMIHDRDGNEVWSMEGDLGAAYKQEHKDLVDSVRAGKPIVEFKETADSSLTAVLGRLAAYTGKQVSWDFVANESKLDLFPENLDMQASLPEPAFAIPGKTKLV; the protein is encoded by the coding sequence ATGGGCACCGGAGCCGCACTCGCCGCGGGCATCGCCTCGACCACCGGTCGCCCCGTCCGCGGTGCGGAACCCGCGGAAAGCTCATCCAGCTCGGCATCCAAACATCTGCGTTTGGCTTTGGTCGGTGCCGGGGGACGCGGGACGGGAGCTATCAATGATTCGTTGACCATCAACGACAACGTTTCCTTGGTCGCGGTCGCTGACCTGGAAGGCGAAAAGATTGGAAAGATCTGCGAATCTTTGAGCAAACGTCATGGTGACAAAGTCGCCGTGGATTCCAGCAAAATGCATGGCGGAATCGATGCCTACAAACGGGTGCTCGATGATCCGGAAGTTGACATCGTTCTGTTTGCCACACCGCCTGGTTTTCGACCCCGCACGGTTCTGGACGCGGTGGATGCTGGCAAGCATGTCTTCGCCGAAAAACCAACGTGCGTGGACCCGGCGGGATATCAATTGTGCGTGACCGCGGATGAAAAGGCGAAAGCCAATGGCACCTCCATCGTCACCGGAACTCAATATCGACGACAAGAAAACTATGTTGAAGCAATCAAACGTATTCACGACGGTGCGATTGGCGACATCATTTCCGCGACCGCTCGTTATTGCAGCAACGGGATTTGGAACAAGACTCGAAAAGAGGGCATGAGCGACACCGAGTATCAGATTTACAACTGGATGCACTTCATTTGGTTGTCCGGTGACCAGATTGCCGAGCAAGCCGTTCACAACATTGATGCCATCAACTGGATCATGGGTGGCCCACCCGAGTCAGCCTACGGGAGCGGTGGCCGGTTCACTCGCCCCGAAGGCAGCGAAATGTGGGACAGCATGTCCATCGATTACATCTATCCGGGAAACCGTTTGGTCTCATTCATGTGTCGCCAAATCCCCAACTCGCAGAGCGATAACTCCAATGTGATCTACGGATCCAAAGGCATCTGCACGATCTACGGGATCAACCGAGGTGCCATGATCCACGACCGTGACGGCAACGAAGTGTGGTCGATGGAAGGCGACTTGGGGGCGGCTTACAAACAAGAGCACAAGGATTTGGTCGACAGCGTTCGTGCCGGCAAGCCGATTGTCGAGTTCAAAGAAACCGCTGACAGTTCGCTGACCGCTGTGCTCGGTCGACTGGCCGCCTACACCGGCAAACAAGTCAGCTGGGACTTCGTCGCCAACGAATCCAAGCTTGATCTGTTCCCCGAGAACCTGGATATGCAGGCATCGCTTCCCGAACCCGCTTTCGCGATCCCCGGCAAGACGAAGTTGGTCTGA
- a CDS encoding phosphoglycerate kinase — protein MAKKSIDQIDVQDKTVLMRVDFNVPLDDSLAITDDRRIRMALPSIKSVIERGGKLILMSHLGRPTGGEGDEKFSLAPAAKRLGELLGSPVHFATDTVGDDASAKADSLKAGEVLVLENLRYNAGEKKGDAEFAGKLAAMADAYCNDAFGTCHRKDASMVAVPEAMAGKPRVVGHLVAKEIQYLNDAIGNPERPFVAILGGAKVSDKINVINNLLGICDAVLIGGAMAYTFSLAQDGKVGGSLVEKDKVELAKELLAKGGDKLHLPVDTHCGDDFGNIAGCNKKIVSAGEIPDDMEGFDIGPETAKKYADVIRSAKTIVWNGPMGVFEKPPMDEGTKAVAQAIADSDAISIIGGGDSAAAVDQLGFADQVSHVSTGGGASLAMLEGQAFAAVDLLDEA, from the coding sequence ATGGCCAAGAAATCCATTGATCAAATCGACGTCCAAGACAAAACCGTCCTCATGCGAGTGGACTTCAACGTGCCGCTGGACGATTCGTTGGCGATCACGGACGACCGTCGCATCCGCATGGCGTTGCCAAGCATCAAGAGCGTCATTGAACGGGGTGGCAAACTGATTCTGATGAGTCACCTGGGTCGCCCCACCGGCGGTGAAGGTGACGAGAAATTCTCGCTGGCCCCCGCCGCCAAACGCTTGGGCGAACTGCTCGGCAGTCCCGTCCATTTCGCAACCGACACCGTGGGCGACGATGCCTCCGCCAAAGCCGACTCGCTGAAGGCGGGCGAAGTCTTGGTTCTGGAGAACCTGCGTTACAACGCGGGAGAGAAAAAGGGTGACGCTGAGTTTGCTGGCAAACTCGCCGCCATGGCAGACGCCTACTGCAACGATGCATTTGGCACCTGTCACCGCAAAGACGCATCGATGGTCGCCGTTCCCGAAGCGATGGCCGGCAAGCCACGCGTGGTCGGTCACTTGGTCGCGAAAGAGATTCAGTACTTGAACGATGCCATCGGAAACCCCGAGCGTCCGTTTGTGGCAATCTTGGGTGGTGCCAAAGTCAGCGACAAGATCAACGTGATCAACAACCTGTTGGGCATCTGCGATGCCGTCCTGATCGGTGGTGCGATGGCTTACACCTTCTCACTCGCACAAGATGGCAAAGTGGGCGGGTCGTTGGTCGAAAAGGACAAAGTCGAATTGGCAAAGGAACTGCTCGCCAAAGGCGGTGACAAGTTGCACCTTCCCGTCGACACCCATTGTGGCGACGACTTCGGAAACATCGCCGGATGCAACAAGAAGATCGTCTCGGCCGGCGAGATTCCCGATGACATGGAAGGCTTCGACATCGGGCCCGAAACCGCCAAAAAGTACGCCGATGTCATTCGCTCGGCCAAGACCATCGTTTGGAACGGCCCGATGGGCGTGTTCGAAAAACCACCGATGGACGAAGGCACCAAAGCGGTCGCGCAAGCCATTGCCGATAGCGATGCCATCAGCATCATCGGCGGTGGCGACAGTGCTGCTGCTGTGGATCAACTCGGTTTCGCGGATCAAGTCAGCCATGTCAGCACCGGTGGTGGTGCCAGTCTGGCGATGCTGGAAGGCCAAGCCTTTGCCGCCGTTGATCTGCTCGACGAAGCCTGA
- a CDS encoding glycoside hydrolase family 97 protein encodes MSPSGDHSIQFSLLDGVPHYSVAFRNVPILENSELSLVLDGGELGDRFVVESKQADSANESWVPVIGSRASYPDAYNECVIQLRGGNQKALRLELTFRAYDEGVAFRYTIPPQEGIDELELKSEDTHFQFTDDHFVYWDDYPQARYSKLRISEMPGRSIRPLLVEAGSHFVAIAEAGSIGHYAPMMLNRSGKNQLVTRFRSGTVSASKSLTTPWRVIMVAEQPGTLVENHYLLQNLSPPSKLNDTSWIQPGKVWRSSLTTKGAKAIIDYAAANNYQYVHYDAGWYGPERDANSNPLTVIDSIDMQETIRYANEHGIGLICYINKIAMSRYDLDKTFQTYQQWGIRGVKMGFVDWTSQSDMEFLYASIEKAAKYKLIVDIHDNFRLTGIERTYPHLLTVEGILGNEELPEKGNPPKNVLTTSFARMIAGAGDYTPCYLNGRVVSRSFQLALGVVFYSPLQYLHWYDQADRYPENRYPELEFWKEMPTTWDNSKVVHGSIGSYITIARRKGDRWFVGTIVDEARSLDIPLDFLGPGVFDAKIYAEDPDDKKQVVIQSRQVTASSKLKVTMSSGSGCAIMISPMLNLTE; translated from the coding sequence GTGTCTCCATCCGGAGATCATTCGATTCAGTTTTCGCTTCTTGATGGGGTGCCGCATTACAGCGTCGCGTTTCGGAACGTCCCCATTCTTGAGAATTCAGAGCTCTCTCTGGTTCTAGATGGAGGCGAACTCGGTGATCGGTTCGTTGTCGAGAGCAAGCAGGCCGATTCGGCGAACGAGAGTTGGGTTCCCGTGATCGGTTCGAGAGCTTCCTACCCTGATGCCTACAACGAATGTGTCATTCAGCTTCGTGGGGGAAATCAGAAGGCACTTCGACTTGAGCTAACCTTCCGTGCATACGATGAAGGGGTGGCGTTCCGCTACACGATTCCTCCGCAGGAAGGGATTGATGAGTTGGAGCTGAAATCAGAAGACACACACTTTCAGTTCACCGACGATCACTTTGTTTACTGGGATGATTATCCGCAAGCACGGTATTCGAAGCTGCGAATCTCTGAGATGCCGGGCCGTTCGATCCGCCCGCTGCTGGTCGAAGCCGGATCGCATTTCGTGGCAATCGCAGAAGCTGGAAGCATTGGGCACTACGCTCCCATGATGCTGAATCGATCCGGTAAGAATCAATTGGTCACGCGGTTTCGAAGCGGGACTGTGTCAGCAAGCAAGTCACTGACGACTCCTTGGCGAGTGATCATGGTGGCGGAACAACCTGGGACATTAGTTGAAAATCACTATTTGCTTCAGAACCTGTCGCCGCCGTCCAAGCTGAATGACACATCATGGATCCAACCTGGAAAGGTCTGGCGAAGCAGCCTGACGACGAAGGGTGCCAAAGCGATCATCGACTACGCCGCCGCGAACAACTACCAATATGTGCACTATGACGCGGGCTGGTATGGCCCCGAACGCGATGCGAATTCGAACCCACTGACGGTCATCGATTCGATCGACATGCAGGAGACGATTCGTTATGCGAATGAGCACGGTATCGGATTGATCTGCTACATCAACAAAATTGCCATGTCACGATACGACCTGGACAAAACATTTCAGACGTATCAGCAATGGGGCATTCGCGGGGTCAAGATGGGATTTGTTGACTGGACGAGCCAGTCGGACATGGAATTCTTGTACGCTTCCATCGAGAAAGCCGCGAAGTACAAACTTATCGTTGATATTCATGACAACTTTCGGTTGACCGGGATCGAACGCACCTACCCACATCTGTTGACCGTCGAAGGAATCCTTGGGAATGAGGAATTGCCAGAGAAAGGGAATCCGCCAAAGAATGTTCTGACCACATCGTTTGCTCGCATGATCGCAGGGGCTGGCGACTACACGCCCTGTTATTTGAATGGCCGTGTCGTCAGCCGTTCGTTTCAGCTTGCTTTGGGGGTCGTGTTCTACAGTCCGCTGCAATACCTGCATTGGTACGACCAAGCCGATCGATATCCAGAGAATCGTTATCCTGAACTTGAATTCTGGAAGGAGATGCCAACGACTTGGGATAACTCGAAGGTGGTCCACGGTTCCATCGGGAGCTACATCACGATTGCCAGGCGGAAAGGCGATCGGTGGTTCGTGGGAACGATTGTCGACGAAGCCCGAAGTCTGGACATCCCGCTCGATTTCTTGGGCCCGGGAGTGTTCGACGCCAAAATCTACGCGGAAGATCCAGACGACAAAAAGCAGGTGGTCATCCAGTCACGCCAGGTCACCGCGAGCAGCAAGTTGAAAGTGACCATGAGCTCTGGAAGCGGATGCGCGATCATGATCTCGCCGATGCTGAACTTAACCGAATGA
- the cmk gene encoding (d)CMP kinase: protein MIITIDGPAGAGKSSIARRVASELGFEFLDTGAMYRAVTWGAMQRGLGWDDVEQLVDFAGTVNLVWQDDRIYLDDQDISEEIRTPQVTGNIRYLADPPPIRERMSAQQRRIAVGRDIVTEGRDQGTEVFPDAECKIFLTASPEERARRRQQQLAAAGRVMTVEEILTAQNQRDLEDRMRPVGRLRAASDAIVVQTDGMTPEEVCQEVLRLVRTCLPAHAANSDSADASS from the coding sequence ATGATCATCACCATCGACGGTCCCGCCGGCGCGGGGAAAAGCAGCATCGCTCGTCGGGTCGCCAGTGAATTGGGGTTCGAGTTTTTAGACACCGGGGCGATGTACCGAGCGGTGACATGGGGGGCGATGCAGCGTGGTCTGGGCTGGGACGATGTGGAGCAGTTGGTTGATTTTGCCGGAACGGTCAACTTGGTGTGGCAAGACGATCGTATCTACTTGGATGATCAAGACATCAGTGAAGAGATTCGCACGCCACAGGTGACGGGGAATATCCGTTATCTCGCCGATCCCCCGCCGATCCGTGAGCGAATGAGCGCTCAACAACGCCGCATTGCGGTCGGACGTGACATCGTCACGGAAGGCCGAGACCAAGGGACGGAAGTCTTTCCCGATGCGGAATGCAAAATCTTTTTGACAGCGTCGCCGGAGGAGCGTGCTCGCCGACGCCAGCAGCAATTGGCCGCCGCCGGACGTGTGATGACGGTGGAAGAAATCTTGACCGCCCAGAACCAACGTGATTTGGAAGACCGCATGCGACCGGTTGGCCGTCTGCGTGCCGCCAGCGATGCCATCGTGGTGCAAACCGATGGGATGACGCCCGAAGAAGTGTGCCAAGAGGTGTTGCGTTTGGTTCGCACTTGTTTGCCCGCTCACGCGGCGAATTCTGATTCTGCTGACGCCTCCTCATGA
- a CDS encoding helix-turn-helix domain-containing protein yields MSTTETPGAPLENTNTSLMRMILSLHGTQQQAFIAALTECSDQLRANSERLMAIIDDPKSLPGDKGRAWHTLLDQFRLLPDTEGRYGMDLAQSEAGAAEKVPALKAEVEKMDSQEAQFADRLREIMKAKHITQKQLAERIECTQPAISQMLNRKCRPQRATLEKIAVALQVDLRELWPDIEVIDYLDSVVEFGRDGQAMSDAMANALHDDSQPQSASRGKRLPSWKEAKQNGE; encoded by the coding sequence ATGAGCACAACTGAAACTCCCGGCGCACCCCTCGAAAACACGAACACTTCTTTGATGCGGATGATCCTTTCGCTGCACGGGACCCAGCAGCAAGCGTTCATTGCTGCGCTCACTGAATGCAGCGATCAGCTTCGGGCCAATTCGGAACGACTGATGGCGATCATTGACGACCCCAAGTCTCTGCCCGGTGACAAGGGCCGGGCATGGCACACTCTGTTGGATCAGTTTCGTTTGTTGCCCGACACCGAGGGCCGCTATGGCATGGACCTTGCGCAGTCCGAAGCAGGGGCCGCAGAGAAGGTCCCGGCGCTGAAAGCCGAAGTTGAGAAGATGGATTCACAAGAGGCTCAGTTCGCTGATCGCCTTCGAGAGATCATGAAGGCCAAGCACATCACTCAGAAACAACTTGCCGAACGTATCGAATGCACCCAGCCAGCGATCTCTCAGATGCTGAATCGCAAGTGCCGTCCGCAGCGCGCGACGCTTGAGAAGATTGCAGTCGCGTTGCAGGTTGATCTACGCGAATTGTGGCCGGACATTGAAGTCATTGATTACCTAGATTCCGTTGTCGAGTTCGGTCGCGATGGACAAGCGATGAGCGACGCAATGGCGAACGCTTTGCATGATGACTCGCAGCCTCAATCGGCCAGTCGTGGTAAACGCTTGCCTTCATGGAAGGAAGCAAAGCAAAACGGTGAATGA
- a CDS encoding CinA family protein has protein sequence MTSSNLESSVVDDPREVATALVALLKRTQNRLILAESCTCGAAAAAIGSIPGASQVFCGSAVTYRETTKQAWLGITAADLKQHTAESQAITNAMATSVLERTPDATIAATITGHLGPDAPPAVDGILFIAVLQRGCELEAQRIVLRSSTRQSRQTEATANLLTAIQRYLSLPGHIPANE, from the coding sequence ATGACGTCATCAAATTTGGAATCATCTGTGGTGGATGACCCACGCGAGGTTGCGACGGCATTGGTGGCGTTGCTGAAGCGAACCCAAAATCGTCTGATCTTGGCAGAAAGCTGCACCTGTGGCGCAGCCGCTGCAGCGATCGGAAGCATCCCTGGTGCGTCCCAAGTGTTCTGCGGCAGTGCAGTGACTTACCGAGAAACCACCAAACAAGCGTGGCTCGGAATCACCGCAGCCGACTTGAAACAGCACACCGCTGAAAGCCAAGCGATCACCAACGCGATGGCGACTTCGGTCCTGGAACGCACCCCCGACGCCACCATCGCAGCCACCATCACAGGGCACCTCGGCCCCGACGCTCCACCCGCGGTGGACGGCATCCTCTTCATCGCCGTCCTGCAACGCGGATGCGAACTTGAAGCACAACGAATCGTCCTTCGCAGCTCCACCCGCCAGTCCCGACAAACCGAAGCCACCGCCAACCTCCTCACCGCAATCCAACGCTATTTGTCGTTGCCTGGACACATCCCGGCCAACGAATAG
- a CDS encoding GNAT family N-acetyltransferase, which translates to MESIANYGTKVWLFRNATGQVVGYGSVGTVRWRWPLPDGSYTSLLYIPMLGIDHRFQGQPPDAQWRYSRQMMNHLISEAHGLNRRREKPAEYSLLLVDQANEAAVKLYQRFDFELIPVVTRGPGLRVMKHRLR; encoded by the coding sequence ATGGAGTCCATCGCGAACTATGGCACCAAGGTCTGGCTCTTTCGAAACGCGACTGGCCAGGTGGTCGGCTACGGTTCAGTGGGCACGGTTCGATGGCGTTGGCCGTTGCCCGACGGCAGTTACACAAGTCTGCTTTACATTCCAATGCTGGGAATTGACCATCGGTTTCAGGGGCAGCCTCCGGACGCGCAGTGGCGATACTCTCGCCAAATGATGAATCATCTGATTTCAGAAGCACATGGTCTCAATCGCAGACGCGAGAAACCGGCTGAATACTCGCTGCTCTTAGTGGATCAAGCCAACGAAGCAGCAGTGAAGCTTTATCAACGCTTTGATTTTGAACTGATTCCTGTTGTGACCCGCGGCCCAGGGCTTCGAGTGATGAAGCATCGGCTTCGGTAA
- a CDS encoding ATP-binding response regulator produces the protein MAKILLVEDSATQAVEMTMLLQEANHEVVHVANGQLGLSHLKEQAPDIVITDLEMPEINGLQLVECMRADFSHIPSILVTSHGSEELAAEALRRGAAGYVPKTRMSDLLNDTIVDVLGVIRSDASYAKLISTLKKNVFVFDLPSDPTLISPLVGLLMQVSAGMELLPSIEMVRLGVALEHALTNAMLHGNLEIPREQQPTHGQLAREGMINDAMKKRLSEEPYKSRLAHVEATASEHAIRIVITDQGPGFDTSSVPQAGELDASSLAASADGVGQGDKQGLVLIASFVDQMWFNDEGNQITLVKRCGVE, from the coding sequence ATGGCCAAGATCTTACTCGTCGAAGACAGTGCAACCCAGGCGGTGGAGATGACCATGTTGTTGCAGGAGGCGAATCACGAGGTGGTGCACGTTGCCAATGGTCAACTCGGGCTATCGCATTTGAAAGAACAGGCACCGGATATCGTCATCACGGATCTGGAAATGCCCGAAATCAATGGTCTGCAGTTGGTGGAATGCATGCGAGCGGACTTCTCGCACATCCCCAGCATTCTGGTCACCAGTCACGGCAGCGAGGAATTGGCCGCGGAAGCGCTCCGTCGTGGCGCGGCGGGTTATGTTCCGAAGACGCGAATGAGCGATCTGCTCAATGACACCATTGTTGATGTGCTCGGTGTGATCCGCAGCGATGCGTCGTACGCGAAGTTGATCTCGACGTTGAAAAAGAATGTCTTCGTGTTTGATCTTCCTTCGGATCCAACGTTGATCTCTCCGCTGGTTGGATTGTTGATGCAAGTCAGTGCGGGGATGGAGCTTCTGCCCAGCATTGAAATGGTTCGTTTGGGCGTGGCACTTGAACATGCGCTGACCAACGCCATGTTGCATGGCAATTTGGAAATCCCACGCGAGCAACAACCAACGCATGGCCAATTGGCTCGGGAAGGAATGATCAACGACGCGATGAAAAAGCGGCTGTCGGAAGAACCGTACAAGAGTCGGTTGGCACATGTCGAAGCAACCGCATCGGAGCACGCCATTCGGATCGTGATCACGGATCAAGGCCCGGGGTTTGATACGTCCAGCGTTCCACAAGCCGGTGAGTTGGATGCGAGTTCGCTTGCGGCCAGTGCGGACGGTGTCGGACAAGGCGACAAGCAAGGGTTGGTGTTGATTGCGAGCTTTGTTGATCAGATGTGGTTCAACGACGAAGGCAACCAAATCACGTTGGTGAAACGATGCGGTGTTGAGTGA